Within Staphylococcus sp. NRL 16/872, the genomic segment ACCATATGAACGATCCCTTGTTCATCAGACCCCATGTCAAAAATATGGACACCAAAATCTTTAGCATTTTTTTGAAGGGTAGTAATTTGTTTATTAGCAATTTCATCTTTAATATTAAAAATATCAATTGTAGGCACATTGTGATCTAGCGTTGCAAACGTTAAATCAGGTCGTCGCAATTTACGATTTTGTAATCTTAAACCTTCAAACGCTTGAGGAGAAGTAACTTCATGTATAAGATGCAAATCGATATATAAGAGTTGAGGTTCGCCTTCTTTGCCAGTTAAGACGTGTTTATCCCAAACTTTGTCAAATAATGTTTGTCCCATAATTTTGTACTCCTCCTTTTAGTTATATTTTTCTTTTAAAAGATTGAAAATTTCAGTTGTCTTGTAATTGCCACCTAAATCAGGTGTTGTTTTACCTTCTTTAATCAATGTATATACATAGTCTTCTAATTCAGTGGCAGCTTCATCTTGATTTAAACTTTCTCTAAGACACATTGCTAAAGAAAGTATCATACCAACAGGATTAGCGATATTTTGATTCGCAATATCTGGCGCTGATCCATGAATAGGTTCATATAATCTTGGACCTTCTAAACTAAAACTAGCTGAAGGAGATAGACCTAAAGAACCTGGTATAACTGAAGCTTCATCACTTAAAATATCTCCGAATAAATTTTCAGTTACTATTACATCAAATTGAGTTGGATTTGTGATTAAGTGCATACTACACGCATCGACAAGTAAATGATTAAGTTCAACTTCAGGATAATCCTTGCTAACTTCAATTACTGTTTGACGCCAAAGCTTACTTGAAGCGAGCACATTTTCCTTATCCACTGAAGTTACTTTCTTTTTTCGATGAGAAGCTAATTCAAATGCAACTCTAGCAATACGTTCCACTTCTTGTTTCGTATAGGTAAGTGAATCAAGTGCTTCACGTTCATTAATATGTCTAGGCTCACCGAAGTAGATTCCACTTGTTAATTCACGTACGATAACTAAATCAGTACCCTTAACTCGTTCTTCTTTTAAAGGAGAAAATTGAGTCGCACCTTCAGTTACTTTAGTAGGGCGTATATTCGCAAATAATCCTAAAGACTTACGTAACTTTAATAAACCTTGTTCAGGGCGATTGTTAGGGTCAGTCCATTTAGGTCCGCCTACAGCACCTAACAAAATAGCATCAGCTTTTTCACAAGCAGCCAATGTATCATCAGGAAGGGAAGTGCCATGCGAATCGATGGCAGCTCCTCCAAAATCAAAACTTTCTAAAGTATAAGTAAAATGATATTTCTCACTAATTAATTGCAGTAGTTCTAAACTTCCATTTAAAATTTCTGGGCCAATACCATCACCGGGTAAAGCTACAATTGAATACGTCATGATTAATTACCTTCCTTCTCAGTAGTTTCAGCTACATATTTAGCGTGAGCTTCCACATAAGCTTTACAAGAAGCTTGTAAAATATCATGATCAATACCCATACCATTGACTGGGTGACCTTCAATAACAAGTTCCACGTGTACTTCTGCTTGTGCATCCGTACCTTCTGTAACAGAATCAATACGATAATCAATCAGTTTACTTTCTTTTTGGAAAATGCGATCAACAGCGTTATAGATAGCAACGATAGAACCTGTACCAATACTTGAATCTTGATATACACGACCGTTTTTATCTTTAATGACAACGACAGCGCTTTGTAGACCGTTAGATACAAATTGTAGTTGCAGTGTTTCAAGTTGATAAATGGCATTTTGTTCATGTTCAGTACCTTGAATAATTGCATGGATATCTCTATCTGAAACAGATTTTTTCTTATCTGCTACGGCTTTAAATTGCTTGAATAACTCTACTTGTTCTTCTGGAGTAATATCATAGCCTAAAGTTTTTAATTTTTCCGCAAAAGCATGTTTACCAGAAAGTTTGCCTAAAGGTAATTCATTTTGACGGATACCGACTAATTGAGGCGTCATAATTTCATAAGTTTCAGGATTTTTAAGCACGCCATCTTGATGAATGCCTGATTCATGACTAAATGCGTTTTGTCCAACAATGGCTTTATTTCTAGGAACACGAATTCCTGCATATCTAGAAATAAGGTCAGACGTATTTTTAGTTTCAGAAAGAACTAGGTTTGATTCAATGCCGTAATGATCACGACGAACATACAATGCTAATGCGAGTTCTTCAAGTGCAGTGTTACCTGCACGTTCACCAATACCATTCACAGTACCTTCAATACGTTTAGCGCCATTTTCTATAGCAGCTAAACTATTCGCAACTGCCATACCTAAATCATCATGACAATGGGCACTATAAACCACGTCATGTTCTGATTTAACATTTTCAATTAAAGATTTAAAAATTTGGCCATATTCAATAGGGTAGCTATATCCAACAGTATCTGGAATGTTAATAATACTTGCTCCAGCATCTACTGCAGTTTGCACAGATTGAATGAGAAATGCCATGTCTGTTCTAGATGCATCTTCAGGTGAGAATTGAACCACATCAAAGAATTGCTTAGCGTAAGTGACATGTTCTTTTATAGATGCAAGCACTTCTTCTTGTGTCATTTTCAGTTTATGTTTTAAGTGAATAGGGGAGGTTGCTATAAATACATGAACTACTGGTTTGACTGCATCTTTAGTTGCTTCGTATACTGCGTCGATATCAGATTTTTTACAACGTGCCAATCCGCATACAGCAGTAGTAGTTAAAGCTTTTGAAATGGCTTGAACAGACTTGAAACTTCCTGTACTTGAAGCGGGAAATCCTGCTTCAAGTACATCTACACCCCATTTTTCAAGCTGTTTAGCTATCTTTAAACGTTCATCAAAAGAAAAGTTAACACCGGGTGTCTGTTCACCATCTCTCAATGTAGTATCAAAAATTTGAATATGGCTTTCCATTTTTAACATCTCCTTGTTAGTTATTTTTGAATACTTTTAGATTTAATAAATGGCATCATTTTTCTTAATTCACGACCAACCGCTTCGATTTCATGACCGTGTTGTTGTTCACGTAATTGATAGAATTCTTTGAAGCCATTTTCATTATCTTTAACAAAACGATTAGCAAAGTTACCGTTTTGGATATCTTCTAATACAGTTTTCATATTGTTTTTAACTTCTGGAGTGATAACACGTGGACCAGATACATAATCGCCAAATTCAGCTGTATTTGAAATAGAATAGCGAACGTTTTCCATACCACCTTCATACATTAAATCAACGATTAATTTCATTTCATGTAGTACTTCGAAGTAAGCTAGTTCTTTTTGATATCCAGCTTCTACTAGAGTTTCAAAACCACTTTGAATTAATTTATGGATACCACCACAAAGTACAGCTTGTTCACCGAATAAATCAGTTTCAGTTTCTTCTTTGAATGTAGTTTCAATAACACCAGCACGAGTTGCGCCAATACCTTTGGCATAACTTAAAGCAATATCACGTGCATGACCAGAAGCGTCTTGTTGTACACCAAATAATGCTGGTACAGCAGTACCTTCTACAAAAGTACGTCTTACTAAATGACCAGGACCTTTAGGTGCAACTAAGAATACATCTACATCAGCAGGGGGTTGGATAACACCAAAGTGAATGTTAAAACCATGTGCGAAAGCTAATGCATTACCTGCTTCTAAGTTAGGTTCAATTTCGTTTTTGTATACGTTACCTTGGATTTCATCTGGTAATAACACCATAACGACATCTGCTTGTTTAACTGCTTCACTAACTGGATAAACATCAAAGCCATCTTCTTTAGCTTTATCAAAAGAATGTCCAGGACGAATACCAACGACTACGTCATAACCATTATCTTTAAGGTTTTGTGCATGCGCATGTCCTTGTGAACCGTAACCAATTACTGCAATTTTTTTACCTTGTAGAGCATCTTTTTCAACTGATTGATCATAATAAACTTTTGTCATAATACGTTCCTCCAATTTGTAACTTACATAAAATTTTGAATATTCTTAATATTATAGATATAAATTATCTACAACAGTTGATGATAGTCATTATGTTATTAAAATATTTGTAAATGCTAGCGCATCATTTGATTAAATATTAAGCCTTAACTTCTTCAATATCGATAACGCTAATTTGTTTATTTAACTTTGCAATTAAAATTTTAAGGATAGCTTCATCTTCAATATTTGCAGTGATCACCATATCTGAAATGCCTTTCTCTGAAGAAGGTTTAACGGTTAACTCACTGATGTTGTATTGTAATCTTACGAAAGCACTGGTAATACGATTTAGCGTGCTCAATTGATCTGTAACTTTTAAATGTAACGTTCTTTTCATTCTAGACCCTCCATTTCATGATTCGCTTTACCACTAGGAATCATAGGATTAACTGGTTCAACAGGGGATACTCTCACTTCAATTAATGCAGGTCCTTCATATGCAAAAGCTTCGTCTAATGTTGCTTTTAAATTCTTTGGATTATCAATTAAGAAACCTTTGATACCGTATGCTTCAGCCATTTTCATAAAATCAGGTTGGTCATTGAATACGGAATGAGAAAAACGTTTATTAAAGAATTTGTCTTGCCATTGTTTAACCATGCCTAACGTTCCATTATTGATAAGAACGATTTTTACGTTCAGGTTATACTCAGGTAATAGGGCAATTTCTTGGTTTGTCATTTGGAAACCACCGTCACCAACGAAACAAATCACTGTCTTATCTGGTGCAGCTAATTGTGCACCGATTGCTGAAGGGATACCAAAGCCCATCGTACCTAAACCACCACTAGTGACCCATTGCCCATAATGTTTGAATGGATAGAATTGAGCTGCCCACATTTGATGTTGGCCTACATCAGTCGTTACGATTGCATCTCCGTGAGTAATCTTGCCAATATATTCAATCGCTTCTTGAGGTCTACAGAACGTTTCATCAGCTGGTTGATATTTAAATGGGTGCTTATCTTTATTCGCTAAACAGTGTTTAACCCAGTCAGAGTGTTCAACCGTATTTGAAAATGTGTGCGCCAACGATTCGAGCACTTTCTTACAATCAGCAACGATGCCTAAGTCAGTAGAAATGACTTTATTAATTTCTGATTTATCGATGTCTACATGGACAACAGTTGCATTCGGAGCAAATTCATTAGGATTACTTGCTAAACGGTCATCAAAACGACTACCTAAGTTAATGAGCAAATCACATTCAGTCAATGCCATATTACTTGCATATGATCCATGCATACCGCCCATACCTAAGAATAGTGGATTCTCATA encodes:
- a CDS encoding 2-isopropylmalate synthase, which encodes MESHIQIFDTTLRDGEQTPGVNFSFDERLKIAKQLEKWGVDVLEAGFPASSTGSFKSVQAISKALTTTAVCGLARCKKSDIDAVYEATKDAVKPVVHVFIATSPIHLKHKLKMTQEEVLASIKEHVTYAKQFFDVVQFSPEDASRTDMAFLIQSVQTAVDAGASIINIPDTVGYSYPIEYGQIFKSLIENVKSEHDVVYSAHCHDDLGMAVANSLAAIENGAKRIEGTVNGIGERAGNTALEELALALYVRRDHYGIESNLVLSETKNTSDLISRYAGIRVPRNKAIVGQNAFSHESGIHQDGVLKNPETYEIMTPQLVGIRQNELPLGKLSGKHAFAEKLKTLGYDITPEEQVELFKQFKAVADKKKSVSDRDIHAIIQGTEHEQNAIYQLETLQLQFVSNGLQSAVVVIKDKNGRVYQDSSIGTGSIVAIYNAVDRIFQKESKLIDYRIDSVTEGTDAQAEVHVELVIEGHPVNGMGIDHDILQASCKAYVEAHAKYVAETTEKEGN
- the ilvC gene encoding ketol-acid reductoisomerase codes for the protein MTKVYYDQSVEKDALQGKKIAVIGYGSQGHAHAQNLKDNGYDVVVGIRPGHSFDKAKEDGFDVYPVSEAVKQADVVMVLLPDEIQGNVYKNEIEPNLEAGNALAFAHGFNIHFGVIQPPADVDVFLVAPKGPGHLVRRTFVEGTAVPALFGVQQDASGHARDIALSYAKGIGATRAGVIETTFKEETETDLFGEQAVLCGGIHKLIQSGFETLVEAGYQKELAYFEVLHEMKLIVDLMYEGGMENVRYSISNTAEFGDYVSGPRVITPEVKNNMKTVLEDIQNGNFANRFVKDNENGFKEFYQLREQQHGHEIEAVGRELRKMMPFIKSKSIQK
- the leuB gene encoding 3-isopropylmalate dehydrogenase, with product MTYSIVALPGDGIGPEILNGSLELLQLISEKYHFTYTLESFDFGGAAIDSHGTSLPDDTLAACEKADAILLGAVGGPKWTDPNNRPEQGLLKLRKSLGLFANIRPTKVTEGATQFSPLKEERVKGTDLVIVRELTSGIYFGEPRHINEREALDSLTYTKQEVERIARVAFELASHRKKKVTSVDKENVLASSKLWRQTVIEVSKDYPEVELNHLLVDACSMHLITNPTQFDVIVTENLFGDILSDEASVIPGSLGLSPSASFSLEGPRLYEPIHGSAPDIANQNIANPVGMILSLAMCLRESLNQDEAATELEDYVYTLIKEGKTTPDLGGNYKTTEIFNLLKEKYN
- the ilvB gene encoding biosynthetic-type acetolactate synthase large subunit gives rise to the protein MTNKKESTVIESQSHSNEPLSGSELLVETLLHEGVDFIFGYPGGAVLPLYDTFYDGKIKHILARHEQGATHAAEGYARVSGKTGVVVVTSGPGATNAITGITDAYSDSLPLVVFTGQVATPGIGKDAFQEADLLSMTTPITKANYQVKHVDDIPRIVHEAFYVANSGRKGPVVIDFPKDMGVLTSSAPLENEVHLPAYNVVEEPNEADIQQLSEYLSKAKKPLILAGAGINHSKSNSLLTAFVTQHQIPVATTLLGLGAIPYENPLFLGMGGMHGSYASNMALTECDLLINLGSRFDDRLASNPNEFAPNATVVHVDIDKSEINKVISTDLGIVADCKKVLESLAHTFSNTVEHSDWVKHCLANKDKHPFKYQPADETFCRPQEAIEYIGKITHGDAIVTTDVGQHQMWAAQFYPFKHYGQWVTSGGLGTMGFGIPSAIGAQLAAPDKTVICFVGDGGFQMTNQEIALLPEYNLNVKIVLINNGTLGMVKQWQDKFFNKRFSHSVFNDQPDFMKMAEAYGIKGFLIDNPKNLKATLDEAFAYEGPALIEVRVSPVEPVNPMIPSGKANHEMEGLE
- a CDS encoding ACT domain-containing protein; translated protein: MKRTLHLKVTDQLSTLNRITSAFVRLQYNISELTVKPSSEKGISDMVITANIEDEAILKILIAKLNKQISVIDIEEVKA